A region of Zeugodacus cucurbitae isolate PBARC_wt_2022May chromosome 5, idZeuCucr1.2, whole genome shotgun sequence DNA encodes the following proteins:
- the LOC105220220 gene encoding autophagy-related protein 9A, whose product MEMALNADTNYQSLNEGNPFRKDSGEFHIQDHDDTPGDSGIMIHVVPETNKARWNHIEDLDSFFTRMYNYHQKHGFSVIALNEIFQLCKFVFVVWLLTFTVYCINYQVLFGDSPPPSNLTKVTLRDVVIPTRQCIANFNGYTYLFFLLAILYFVVRFLRVVYLITQFVDMKKFYQTALHIDEKEIDNTTWHEVKMKIREVQSEQHMCIDKEQLTELDIYHRILRFKNYMVALMNKNLLPVKFNVPLLGECVSLSRGLLFNIHFILFRGPGSPFQNNWQLRDDYNYRTNQVELAQRLSKLIMWVALANLLLAPVIFVWQCLYFLFSYANILRKEPGTLGMRTWSNYGRLYLRHFNELEHELDARLNRAYEYADRYLNSFSSPLMAVVARNVLFISGGILVLILTLGIYDEFVFQVEHVLTIITILSVIGLICRTMIPDENLIWCPEQLMTAILAHVHYLPSNWKNRAHTAAVRKEFENLFQFKAGYLLNEIISPLVTPFILMFVFRPKSLELVKFFRSFTVSVKGVGNVCSFAQMDVRKHGNPDWQLPKPNKKQKGNVDAFDSTTNSAVDNGKTELSLIRFTLTNPEWKVPPDAEHFLNDIREHAAEELRNALINDTDNKRSPITESLISFGTIDAEYSSLATSVFNAHNIQRAELLTSSIKQSMNQKNDRKNHPIPPNIPQTSGFEQMLQQSFGEQQGSMLRLQTSCGNSLENMRKLRISKVEGRLQGPSEALLYNLYGIDSKISNPIDITVADMSLSTLYLHNLHKHNTEHSVGNIVGEEAVPSTSKKAIIVSKVAEDTPLLGNARS is encoded by the exons ATGG aaatggcTTTGAATGCAGATACTAATTATCAGTCTTTAAATGAAGGTAATCCTTTCAGAAAGGATAGTGGTGAATTTCACATTCAAGACCATGACGATACTCCGGGAGATAGTGGAATTATGATACATGTTGTTCCCGAAACAAATAAAG ctcGATGGAATCACATCGAAGATTTGGATTCATTTTTTACCCGCATGTACAATTACCACCAAAAACATGGATTCTCAGTTATAGCCTTAAATGAGATTTTTCAGTTGTGCAAATTTGTCTTTGTGGTGTGGTTGCTAACTTTTACAGTATACTGTATCAACTATCAAGTATTGTTTGG AGACTCCCCACCACCGAGTAACCTTACCAAAGTTACTTTAAGAGATGTTGTTATTCCGACAAGACAATGCATAGCcaactttaatggctatacatatttgttttttctaCTAGCAATACTATATTTCGTTGTTCGTTTtttgcgagttgtttatttaataactcAATTCGTggatatgaaaaaattttatcaaaccgCACTCCATATTGACGAG AAAGAAATAGATAACACTACGTGGCATgaagtaaaaatgaagataagGGAAGTTCAATCCGAGCAGCATATGTGTATTGATAAAGAACAATTGACCGAATTGGATATATACCATCGAATTTTAAG ATTTAAGAACTATATGGTCGCTCTTATGAACAAAAACCTACTACCAGTGAAATTTAATGTACCTCTGCTTGGAGAATGTGTGAGCCTAAGTCGTGGACTTttgtttaatatacattttatactattta gagGACCCGGTTCACCGTTTCAAAATAATTGGCAACTCCGAGATGACTACAACTATCGAACCAACCAGGTCGAACTAGCTCAACGATTGTCAAAACTTATTATGTGGGTTGCCCTTGCTAACCTTTTATTGGCTCCAGTTATTTTTGTATGGCAgtgtctatattttttattctcataCGCGAAT attttaagAAAAGAGCCAGGAACGTTAGGAATGCGAACATGGTCCAACTATGGTCGCTTATACTTAAGACACTTCAATGAGTTAGAACATGAATTGGATGCACGTTTAAATCGTGCTTATGAATATGCAGATAGGTATCTAAACTCATTTTCTTCGCCTTTAATGGCGGTCGTTGCAAG aAATGTACTATTTATCTCTGGAGGAATATTGGTATTAATTTTGACTTTAGGCATATATGACGAATTTGTCTTCCAAGTGGAACATGTATTAACGATTATCACAATTCTTTCTGTCATCGGATTAATATGCAG GACTATGATCCCGGACGAAAATTTAATATGGTGCCCGGAGCAATTGATGACCGCCATATTAGCTCATGTGCATTATTTACCTTCTAATTGGAAGAATAGGGCGCATACAGCTGCTGTACgaaaagaatttgaaaatttgtttcaatttaaaGCG GGTTACttgttaaatgaaattattagtCCTCTTGTAACTCCGTTTATATTAATGTTTGTATTCCGTCCAAAATCATTGGAACTAGTAAAATTCTTCAGAAGTTTTACAGTAAGTGTGAAGGGTGTTGGAAATGTCTGCTCATTTGCTCAAATGGATGTTAGAAAACATGGCAACCCTGATTGGCAACTTCCTAAgcctaataaaaaacaaaaaggaaacgTTGATGCATTTGATAGTACTACAAACAGCGCAGTCGACAACGGAAAAACCGAACTTTCATTAATCCGATTCACATTAACCAACCCAGAATGGAAAGTCCCACCAGATGCTGAACATTTTTTGAACGATATTAGAGAACATGCTGCGGAGGAATTGAGAAACGCATTGATCAACGATACGGATAACAAACGAAGTCCTATAACGGAAAGCTTAATTTCATTCGGCACAATCGATGCTGAG TATTCTTCTTTGGCTACATCTGTTTTTAATGCACATAATATCCAAAGGGCGGAACTCTTAACATCATCGATTAAACAGTCAATGAATCAAAAAAATGATAGAAAAAATCATCCCATACCACCGAATATTCCTCAAACAAGTGGTTTTGAACAAATGCTTCAACAAAGCTTTGGTGAGCAACAAGGAAGTATGTTACGATTACAAACTTCTTGTGGTAATTCGCTGGAAAATATGCGCAAATTGCGTATTAGCAAAGTAGAAGGACGACTGCAAGGGCCATCAGAAGCACttttatataa TCTATATGGAATCGACTCAAAAATATCGAACCCAATTGATATTACTGTTGCAGATATGAGTCTAAGTACACTATATTTACACAACTTACACAAGCACAAt